One Archocentrus centrarchus isolate MPI-CPG fArcCen1 chromosome 14, fArcCen1, whole genome shotgun sequence DNA window includes the following coding sequences:
- the arhgef12b gene encoding rho guanine nucleotide exchange factor 12 isoform X2, giving the protein MSGTQSTLTDRTLQSLSLKNEFDPTGLVQRCVIIQRDENGFGLTVSGDNPVFVQLVKEDGAAMRAGVQTGDRIIKVNGTLVTHSNHLEVVKLIKSGSYVALTVLGRPPGLPQIPLEEEKEGQEENGDISTPSTLSAPHSPALSGGEQCSPLTSSTPCNPQDNTTSSSLSDGEGATASWNGESEDGDSGSPLKEQTSPARCGNGPSINNNSVHSSPVSDSLGSRETPCQSPDISHRDGLSTCPSPDADDAADTDSSTQCSVGSPPYLVNPQIIGAEDDYFDSSQEQINGECSCFQSIDSLKSRPAHLAVFLHHVVSQFDPAPLLCYLYGDMYKQTSSKESRRFFIEFHSLFMDRTANLKVPVPEPVSAELEKRRLELIPEDLCKQYTQALQDMLLPDLHKNLEDFRQKRSMGLTLAEDELCKLDSEPGRDQQAMEKECSCAEHILSKIEDILLTSQSSEEEKCQTMQYVILTYMKHLGVKVKEPRGLEHKRARINFLPRIKFPNILGPPRRLSRVDSTSVGKAVELNKQRPPKLPQPPIGISELSDLSASSSGQICANHLSEGSDTSTQVLPSTTTTPTHSSPTTQVSDTSAQESDSNVSPFCVQPRPGDSLQSADNHDGVSGPTNTHFDFSPSTVKQREEDQEAFRIEVQCDIQSEDDQGGEAECEEDPLNWQRLVSRGVLTSLTPQEIKRQEVINELFYTERAHLRMLKVLDCVFCQRLSRDGILPPEDIKHIFINLEEIIQLHVSITEQMTAIRKRSETSVIGQIGDDLLGWFSGEEEEKLKSAVATFCSNQPSALELIKTRQKKDQRFNLFMQEAQSNRLCRRLQLKDIIPVEMQRVTKYPLLLDNIAKYTEDSEERKKVKKAGDCCKKILNHVNQAVKEAENKQRLEEYQRRLDFSSLKQSENPVILELKNLDLTKRKMVHEGPLSWKVNKEKTIELYTLLLEDILVLLQKQDERLVLKFHGKNLASVVDTKHTFSPIIKLNTVLVRPVATDNKSFFVLSMSENGAQIYELTAQTVSDQRTWQRLITQCADTMKAKLHSRDTPPPQSDAEQNAINIINNGMPKENKDETRSGHIHSADISIPDKEAASTPDIQDPPESLNPFDGLRSEDEEEELPVVDRQEEEGNGEVDEAELEAFLDGQLAERLLQEGSRLGIALENEEEHNVFVQPSSKAEEALRTLAMLKQAVFTHMLSREAEEETEENKESGARGSQSSPSLPGSPEGPSATCGESQVSESLQKDDLQPPSETAERNGGFMVLDFPGSEESSTDDDAGVGSDVGIDMRKLLSSSSQMGGGGPNLSRQLMTHLRLLQADLQYLKDIEMKYNELQQVHGDAATDSDDNNDGI; this is encoded by the exons GACTCTTCAGTCGCTCTCCCTTAAAAATGAGTTCGACCCTACAG GTCTGGTTCAGCGCTGTGTGATAATCCAGAGAGATGAAAATGGCTTTGGGCTGACAGTAAGTGGAGACAATcctgtgtttgtgcagctggTCAAAGAAG ATGGAGCTGCAATGCGAGCTGGTGTCCAGACAGGAGACAGGATCATTAAG GTTAACGGGACCTTAGTTACACATTCAAACCACCTTGAGGTTGTAAAGTTGATAAAAT CGGGCTCCTATGTAGCCCTGACAGTGCTGGGGAGGCCTCCAGGGCTTCCTCAGATCCCCCTAGAAGAGGAgaaggaaggacaagaggaaaaTGGAGATATCAGCACACCATCCACTCTCTCAGCACCCCACTCACCTGCACTGTCAGGTGGGGAGCAATGCAGTCCCTTGACCAGCAGCACGCCCTGCAACCCCCAGGACAACACCacatcctcctctctgtctgatGGG GAAGGAGCCACGGCGTCCTGGAATGGTGAGTCTGAGGATGGAGACAGCGGGTCGCCTCTGAAGGAACAGACATCACCCGCGCGGTGTGGCAATGGGCCCTCGATCAATAACAACTCA GTGCACAGCAGCCCCGTCTCTGACAGCCTTGGAAGCAGAGAGACGCCCTGTCAGAGCCCGGACATCAGTCACAGGGACGGCCTCAGCACCTGCCCGTCGCCAGATGCTGACGACGCCGCCGACACT GACTCCAGTACCCAGTGCAGTGTTGGTAGCCCTCCTTACCTCGTTAACCCTCAGATTATTGGAGCAGAAGATGACTACTTTGACTCCTCACAAGAACAG ATCAATGGCGAGTGTAGCTGTTTCCAGAGTATTGACTCGTTGAAGTCTCGGCCGGCTCACCTTGCAGTCTTCCTCCATCATGTGGTCTCACAGTTTGACCCTGCACCCCTG CTGTGTTACCTTTACGGTGATATGTACAAGCAAACCAGCTCCAAAGAAAGTCGACGCTTCTTCATCGAATTCCACTCACTCTTCATGGATCGAACTGCA AATCTAAAAGTACCAGTGCCAGAGCCAGTGTCAGCTGAACTGG agaAGCGAAGGCTGGAGTTAATCCCAGAGGACCTGTGTAAACAGTATACTCAGGCATTACAGGATATGCTGTTACCAGACCTGCACAAGAACCTGGAAGACTTCAG ACAGAAGCGCAGCATGGGTCTGACGCTGGCTGAAGATGAGCTCTGCAAGTTGGACTCTGAGCCAGGAAGAGACCAGCAGGCCATGGAGAAGGAATGCTCCTGTGCTGAACACATCCTCTCCAAGATTGAGGATATCCT GTTGACATCACAGAGCTCAGAAGAGGAGAAGTG CCAAACGATGCAGTATGTGATTCTCACCTACATGAAGCACCTCGGAGTGAAAGTGAAGGAGCCTCGCGGCCTTGAACACAAACGTGCTCGCATCAATTTCCTCCCCAGGATTAAG TTTCCCAACATCCTCGGCCCACCTCGGCGTCTGAGCAGAGTGGACTCCACCTCag TTGGTAAGGCTGTGGAGCTGAACAAGCAACGCCCACCAAAGCTTCCTCAGCCGCCCATTGGCATCTCCGAACTGTCAGACTTGTCCGCCTCGAGTTCCGGACAGATCTGTGCAAATCACCTAAGCGAGGGATCAGATACAAGCACCCAAGTTTTGccttccaccaccaccactcctACACACAGCTCCCCCACCACTCAGGTCTCAGATACCAGCGCACAAGAGTCAGACTCCA ATGTCTCTCCGTTCTGCGTCCAGCCCAGGCCGGGCGACAGTCTGCAGTCTGCTGACAACCATGACGGTGTCTCCGGTCCAACCAACACTCACTTTGACTTCAGTCCCTCCACTGTGAAGCAGCGGGAGGAAGATCAGGAGGCCTTCAG GATTGAGGTACAGTGTGACATCCAGAGCGAAGACGACCAGGGTGGAGAGGCAGAGTGTGAAGAAGATCCTCTGAACTGGCAAAGGCTGGTCAGCCGAGGCGTCCTGACGAGCTTAACGCCGCAGGAGATCAAACGGCAGGAAGTCATCAATG AGCTGTTCTACACTGAGCGTGCCCACTTGCGGATGCTGAAGGTGCTGGACTGTGTTTTCTGCCAGAGGCTGAGCAGAGACGGCATCCTTCCACCAGAAGACATCAAACACATCTTCATCAACCTGGAGGAAATCATTCAGCTGCATG TCTCCATAACAGAACAAATGACAGCAATCAGGAAGAGGAGCGAGACGTCAGTGATTGGTCAGATTGGAGATGATCTCCTGGGATGG ttcagtggggaggaagaagagaagttAAAGAGCGCAGTGGCAACTTTCTGCAGCAACCAGCCGTCTGCACTGGAGCTCATCAAGACGAGGCAGAAGAAAGACCAGAGGTTCAACTTGTTCATGCAG GAAGCTCAGAGCAACCGTTTGTGTCGCAGGCTGCAGCTCAAAGACATCATCCCTGTAGAAATGCAGAGAGTGACCAAGTACCCGCTGCTGCTGGATAACATTGCCAAGTACACAG AGGACAGCgaagaaaggaaaaaggtgAAGAAAGCTGGAGACTGCTGTAAAAAGATCCTCAACCATGTCAACCAAGCTGTCAAAGAGGCTGAAAACAAACAG AGGCTAGAGGAGTATCAGAGAAGGTTAGACTTCTCGTCTctcaaacagagtgaaaacccTGTGATCCTGGAGCTGAAG AATCTGGACCTCACCAAGAGGAAGATGGTTCACGAGGGGCCTCTGTCCTGGAAAGTCAATAAGGAAAAGACAATTG AGCTGTACACGCTCCTCCTGGAGGACATCTTGGTTTTACTGCAGAAACAGGATGAACGCCTGGTCCTCAAGTTTCACGGCAAAAACCTGGCCAGTGTTGTGGACACCAAGCACACCTTCAGCCCCATCATCAAACTCAACACGGTCTTAGTTCGCCCTGTCGCAACTG ACAACAAGTCTTTCTTCGTTCTGTCCATGTCCGAAAATGGGGCTCAAATCTACGAGCTGACGGCTCAGACGGTGTCCGATCAGAGAAC GTGGCAACGTTTGATCACACAGTGTGCTGACACCATGAAGGCCAAACTGCACAGCAGGGACACACCTCCACCTCAGTCCGA TGCTGAGCAGAATGCGATTAATATCATCAACAATGGGATGCCCAAAGAGAACAAAGACGAGACGCGGAGTGGACATATCCATTCTGCAG ATATCAGCATCCCTGATAAAGAAGCTGCCTCTACCCCAGACATTCAAGATCCCCCGGAGAGTCTCAACCCCTTTGATGGGCTGAGATCAGAAGACGAAGAAGAGGAGCTGCCAGTGGTAgacaggcaggaggaagaggggAATGGAGAGGTGGATGAAGCAGAGCTAGAGGCCTTCCTGGATGGGCAGCTGGCAGAGAGACTGCTGCAGGAAGGATCGCGACTTGGCATTGCCCTTGAAAATGAGGAGGAGCACAATGTTTTTGTCCAGCCTTCTTCCAAagctgaagaagctctgaggaCAT TGGCAATGTTGAAGCAGGCGGTGTTCACGCACATGTTGAGTagagaagcagaggaggaaacaGAGGAGAACAAGGAGAGTGGAGCCCGTGGGAGTCAGTCAAGTCCCTCTTTGCCTGGGAGCCCCGAGGGGCCCTCCGCTACCTGTGGTGAGAGCCAGGTGTCTGAAAGTTTACAGAAAGATGACCTCCAGCCTCCATCTGAAACTGCTGAACGTAATG GTGGTTTTATGGTCCTGGATTTCCCCGGCTCTGAGGAAAGCAGCACTGATGATGATGCTGGAGTTGGAAGTGATGTCGGGATTGACATGAGGAAGCTACTGTCATCATCCTCGCAGATGGGAGGCGGAGGCCCCAACCTCAGTCGGCAGCTCATGACCCACCTGCGCCTCCTACAGGCCGACCTGCAGTATCTTAAG GATATAGAGATGAAGTACAACGAACTGCAACAAGTGCACGGCGATGCAGCTACAGACTCCGATGACAACAACG ATGGGATTTAG
- the arhgef12b gene encoding rho guanine nucleotide exchange factor 12 isoform X1, whose amino-acid sequence MSGTQSTLTDRTLQSLSLKNEFDPTGLVQRCVIIQRDENGFGLTVSGDNPVFVQLVKEDGAAMRAGVQTGDRIIKVNGTLVTHSNHLEVVKLIKSGSYVALTVLGRPPGLPQIPLEEEKEGQEENGDISTPSTLSAPHSPALSGGEQCSPLTSSTPCNPQDNTTSSSLSDGEGATASWNGESEDGDSGSPLKEQTSPARCGNGPSINNNSVHSSPVSDSLGSRETPCQSPDISHRDGLSTCPSPDADDAADTDSSTQCSVGSPPYLVNPQIIGAEDDYFDSSQEQINGECSCFQSIDSLKSRPAHLAVFLHHVVSQFDPAPLLCYLYGDMYKQTSSKESRRFFIEFHSLFMDRTANLKVPVPEPVSAELEKRRLELIPEDLCKQYTQALQDMLLPDLHKNLEDFRQKRSMGLTLAEDELCKLDSEPGRDQQAMEKECSCAEHILSKIEDILLTSQSSEEEKCQTMQYVILTYMKHLGVKVKEPRGLEHKRARINFLPRIKFPNILGPPRRLSRVDSTSVGKAVELNKQRPPKLPQPPIGISELSDLSASSSGQICANHLSEGSDTSTQVLPSTTTTPTHSSPTTQVSDTSAQESDSNVSPFCVQPRPGDSLQSADNHDGVSGPTNTHFDFSPSTVKQREEDQEAFSRIEVQCDIQSEDDQGGEAECEEDPLNWQRLVSRGVLTSLTPQEIKRQEVINELFYTERAHLRMLKVLDCVFCQRLSRDGILPPEDIKHIFINLEEIIQLHVSITEQMTAIRKRSETSVIGQIGDDLLGWFSGEEEEKLKSAVATFCSNQPSALELIKTRQKKDQRFNLFMQEAQSNRLCRRLQLKDIIPVEMQRVTKYPLLLDNIAKYTEDSEERKKVKKAGDCCKKILNHVNQAVKEAENKQRLEEYQRRLDFSSLKQSENPVILELKNLDLTKRKMVHEGPLSWKVNKEKTIELYTLLLEDILVLLQKQDERLVLKFHGKNLASVVDTKHTFSPIIKLNTVLVRPVATDNKSFFVLSMSENGAQIYELTAQTVSDQRTWQRLITQCADTMKAKLHSRDTPPPQSDAEQNAINIINNGMPKENKDETRSGHIHSADISIPDKEAASTPDIQDPPESLNPFDGLRSEDEEEELPVVDRQEEEGNGEVDEAELEAFLDGQLAERLLQEGSRLGIALENEEEHNVFVQPSSKAEEALRTLAMLKQAVFTHMLSREAEEETEENKESGARGSQSSPSLPGSPEGPSATCGESQVSESLQKDDLQPPSETAERNGGFMVLDFPGSEESSTDDDAGVGSDVGIDMRKLLSSSSQMGGGGPNLSRQLMTHLRLLQADLQYLKDIEMKYNELQQVHGDAATDSDDNNDGI is encoded by the exons GACTCTTCAGTCGCTCTCCCTTAAAAATGAGTTCGACCCTACAG GTCTGGTTCAGCGCTGTGTGATAATCCAGAGAGATGAAAATGGCTTTGGGCTGACAGTAAGTGGAGACAATcctgtgtttgtgcagctggTCAAAGAAG ATGGAGCTGCAATGCGAGCTGGTGTCCAGACAGGAGACAGGATCATTAAG GTTAACGGGACCTTAGTTACACATTCAAACCACCTTGAGGTTGTAAAGTTGATAAAAT CGGGCTCCTATGTAGCCCTGACAGTGCTGGGGAGGCCTCCAGGGCTTCCTCAGATCCCCCTAGAAGAGGAgaaggaaggacaagaggaaaaTGGAGATATCAGCACACCATCCACTCTCTCAGCACCCCACTCACCTGCACTGTCAGGTGGGGAGCAATGCAGTCCCTTGACCAGCAGCACGCCCTGCAACCCCCAGGACAACACCacatcctcctctctgtctgatGGG GAAGGAGCCACGGCGTCCTGGAATGGTGAGTCTGAGGATGGAGACAGCGGGTCGCCTCTGAAGGAACAGACATCACCCGCGCGGTGTGGCAATGGGCCCTCGATCAATAACAACTCA GTGCACAGCAGCCCCGTCTCTGACAGCCTTGGAAGCAGAGAGACGCCCTGTCAGAGCCCGGACATCAGTCACAGGGACGGCCTCAGCACCTGCCCGTCGCCAGATGCTGACGACGCCGCCGACACT GACTCCAGTACCCAGTGCAGTGTTGGTAGCCCTCCTTACCTCGTTAACCCTCAGATTATTGGAGCAGAAGATGACTACTTTGACTCCTCACAAGAACAG ATCAATGGCGAGTGTAGCTGTTTCCAGAGTATTGACTCGTTGAAGTCTCGGCCGGCTCACCTTGCAGTCTTCCTCCATCATGTGGTCTCACAGTTTGACCCTGCACCCCTG CTGTGTTACCTTTACGGTGATATGTACAAGCAAACCAGCTCCAAAGAAAGTCGACGCTTCTTCATCGAATTCCACTCACTCTTCATGGATCGAACTGCA AATCTAAAAGTACCAGTGCCAGAGCCAGTGTCAGCTGAACTGG agaAGCGAAGGCTGGAGTTAATCCCAGAGGACCTGTGTAAACAGTATACTCAGGCATTACAGGATATGCTGTTACCAGACCTGCACAAGAACCTGGAAGACTTCAG ACAGAAGCGCAGCATGGGTCTGACGCTGGCTGAAGATGAGCTCTGCAAGTTGGACTCTGAGCCAGGAAGAGACCAGCAGGCCATGGAGAAGGAATGCTCCTGTGCTGAACACATCCTCTCCAAGATTGAGGATATCCT GTTGACATCACAGAGCTCAGAAGAGGAGAAGTG CCAAACGATGCAGTATGTGATTCTCACCTACATGAAGCACCTCGGAGTGAAAGTGAAGGAGCCTCGCGGCCTTGAACACAAACGTGCTCGCATCAATTTCCTCCCCAGGATTAAG TTTCCCAACATCCTCGGCCCACCTCGGCGTCTGAGCAGAGTGGACTCCACCTCag TTGGTAAGGCTGTGGAGCTGAACAAGCAACGCCCACCAAAGCTTCCTCAGCCGCCCATTGGCATCTCCGAACTGTCAGACTTGTCCGCCTCGAGTTCCGGACAGATCTGTGCAAATCACCTAAGCGAGGGATCAGATACAAGCACCCAAGTTTTGccttccaccaccaccactcctACACACAGCTCCCCCACCACTCAGGTCTCAGATACCAGCGCACAAGAGTCAGACTCCA ATGTCTCTCCGTTCTGCGTCCAGCCCAGGCCGGGCGACAGTCTGCAGTCTGCTGACAACCATGACGGTGTCTCCGGTCCAACCAACACTCACTTTGACTTCAGTCCCTCCACTGTGAAGCAGCGGGAGGAAGATCAGGAGGCCTTCAG TAGGATTGAGGTACAGTGTGACATCCAGAGCGAAGACGACCAGGGTGGAGAGGCAGAGTGTGAAGAAGATCCTCTGAACTGGCAAAGGCTGGTCAGCCGAGGCGTCCTGACGAGCTTAACGCCGCAGGAGATCAAACGGCAGGAAGTCATCAATG AGCTGTTCTACACTGAGCGTGCCCACTTGCGGATGCTGAAGGTGCTGGACTGTGTTTTCTGCCAGAGGCTGAGCAGAGACGGCATCCTTCCACCAGAAGACATCAAACACATCTTCATCAACCTGGAGGAAATCATTCAGCTGCATG TCTCCATAACAGAACAAATGACAGCAATCAGGAAGAGGAGCGAGACGTCAGTGATTGGTCAGATTGGAGATGATCTCCTGGGATGG ttcagtggggaggaagaagagaagttAAAGAGCGCAGTGGCAACTTTCTGCAGCAACCAGCCGTCTGCACTGGAGCTCATCAAGACGAGGCAGAAGAAAGACCAGAGGTTCAACTTGTTCATGCAG GAAGCTCAGAGCAACCGTTTGTGTCGCAGGCTGCAGCTCAAAGACATCATCCCTGTAGAAATGCAGAGAGTGACCAAGTACCCGCTGCTGCTGGATAACATTGCCAAGTACACAG AGGACAGCgaagaaaggaaaaaggtgAAGAAAGCTGGAGACTGCTGTAAAAAGATCCTCAACCATGTCAACCAAGCTGTCAAAGAGGCTGAAAACAAACAG AGGCTAGAGGAGTATCAGAGAAGGTTAGACTTCTCGTCTctcaaacagagtgaaaacccTGTGATCCTGGAGCTGAAG AATCTGGACCTCACCAAGAGGAAGATGGTTCACGAGGGGCCTCTGTCCTGGAAAGTCAATAAGGAAAAGACAATTG AGCTGTACACGCTCCTCCTGGAGGACATCTTGGTTTTACTGCAGAAACAGGATGAACGCCTGGTCCTCAAGTTTCACGGCAAAAACCTGGCCAGTGTTGTGGACACCAAGCACACCTTCAGCCCCATCATCAAACTCAACACGGTCTTAGTTCGCCCTGTCGCAACTG ACAACAAGTCTTTCTTCGTTCTGTCCATGTCCGAAAATGGGGCTCAAATCTACGAGCTGACGGCTCAGACGGTGTCCGATCAGAGAAC GTGGCAACGTTTGATCACACAGTGTGCTGACACCATGAAGGCCAAACTGCACAGCAGGGACACACCTCCACCTCAGTCCGA TGCTGAGCAGAATGCGATTAATATCATCAACAATGGGATGCCCAAAGAGAACAAAGACGAGACGCGGAGTGGACATATCCATTCTGCAG ATATCAGCATCCCTGATAAAGAAGCTGCCTCTACCCCAGACATTCAAGATCCCCCGGAGAGTCTCAACCCCTTTGATGGGCTGAGATCAGAAGACGAAGAAGAGGAGCTGCCAGTGGTAgacaggcaggaggaagaggggAATGGAGAGGTGGATGAAGCAGAGCTAGAGGCCTTCCTGGATGGGCAGCTGGCAGAGAGACTGCTGCAGGAAGGATCGCGACTTGGCATTGCCCTTGAAAATGAGGAGGAGCACAATGTTTTTGTCCAGCCTTCTTCCAAagctgaagaagctctgaggaCAT TGGCAATGTTGAAGCAGGCGGTGTTCACGCACATGTTGAGTagagaagcagaggaggaaacaGAGGAGAACAAGGAGAGTGGAGCCCGTGGGAGTCAGTCAAGTCCCTCTTTGCCTGGGAGCCCCGAGGGGCCCTCCGCTACCTGTGGTGAGAGCCAGGTGTCTGAAAGTTTACAGAAAGATGACCTCCAGCCTCCATCTGAAACTGCTGAACGTAATG GTGGTTTTATGGTCCTGGATTTCCCCGGCTCTGAGGAAAGCAGCACTGATGATGATGCTGGAGTTGGAAGTGATGTCGGGATTGACATGAGGAAGCTACTGTCATCATCCTCGCAGATGGGAGGCGGAGGCCCCAACCTCAGTCGGCAGCTCATGACCCACCTGCGCCTCCTACAGGCCGACCTGCAGTATCTTAAG GATATAGAGATGAAGTACAACGAACTGCAACAAGTGCACGGCGATGCAGCTACAGACTCCGATGACAACAACG ATGGGATTTAG